The following are encoded together in the Labrus mixtus chromosome 2, fLabMix1.1, whole genome shotgun sequence genome:
- the gpr137bb gene encoding G protein-coupled receptor 137Ba: MNGEAMEGSPAQEQQQHAGNGSHLPPPPTITPAIPPYVKLGLTIAYTIFYSLLFAFVYAQLWLVLRYRHKRFSYQTAFLFLCLLWAALRALLFSFYFRDCVTANALGPFAFWLLYCFPVCLQFFTLSLMNLYCAQVYFKAKSKYSPALLKYRLPLYLVFLAISLLFLVVNLVCALLVKMTAADVKTIVLVRVTINDSLFVLCAISLSVCLYKVAKMSLANIYLESKGTSVCQVTLIGIMVVLLYSSRACYNLVVLALTDIETINSFDYDWYNVSDQADLRSSLGDAGYIVFGVILFVWELLPTSLVVFFFRVRRPPQERSTAGIPNHVLSSRGYFFDNPRRYDSDDDLAWSIPPQNASASLSSDCYDWGSRHSSFTVHTNGDEQRLTTATAGELHPYP; the protein is encoded by the exons ATGAATGGGGAGGCGATGGAGGGGAGCCCGgcacaggagcagcagcagcatgccgGTAACGGCTCGcacctccctccccctcccaccaTCACGCCGGCTATCCCCCCCTACGTGAAGCTGGGTCTGACCATCGCCTACACCATCTTCTACTCGCTGCTCTTCGCCTTCGTCTACGCCCAGCTCTGGTTGGTGCTGCGGTACCGGCACAAGCGTTTCAGCTACCAGACGGCCTTCCTGTTCCTGTGTCTGCTGTGGGCCGCCCTGCGcgccctcctcttctccttctacTTCAGAGACTGTGTCACCGCCAACGCGCTTGGACCCTTCGCCTTCTGGCTGCTCTACTGCTTCCCCGTCTGCCTGCAGTTCTTCACACTCAGCCTCATGAACCTCTACTGTGcacag GTCTACTTCAAGGCAAAGTCCAAGTACTCACCTGCCCTGCTCAAGTACAG ACTTCCTCTGTACCTGGTCTTCTTGGCCATCAGTCTCCTCTTCCTGGTGGTTAATCTGGTCTGTGCGCTGCTGGTCAAAATGACCGCCGCGGACGTCAAGACCATCGTCCTGGTGAGGGTCACCATCAACGACAGCCTGTTTGTCCTCTGCGCCATCTCGCTGTCCGTCTGCCTCTACAAGGTGGCCAAGATGTCGCTGGCCAACATCTACCTGGAGTCGAAG GGGACGTCGGTGTGTCAGGTGACTCTGATTGGCATCATGGTGGTGCTGCTGTACTCGTCTCGGGCGTGTTACAACCTTGTGGTGCTCGCCCTCACCGACATCGAGACCATCAACTCCTTCGACTATGACTGGTACAACGTCTCCGACCAG GCGGACTTGCGGTCGTCGCTGGGAGACGCCGGTTACATCGTGTTCGGGGTGATTCTGTTCGTCTGGGAGCTCCTGCCCACCTCGCTGgtcgtcttcttcttcagggTCAGACGGCCGCCTCAGGAAAGG AGCACTGCTGGGATCCCAAACCACGTCCTCTCCTCCAGAGGATATTTCTTTGACAACCCTCGTCGATACGACAGTGACGACGACCTGGCGTGGAGCATCCCTCCCCAGAATGCATCAGCAAG TCTCTCCTCCGACTGTTACGACTGGGGCAGCCGTCACAGCAGCTTCACCGTGCACACCAACGGGGACGAACAGCGCCTGACGACCGCCACCGCGGGAGAGCTCCACCCTTACCCATAA